The following proteins come from a genomic window of Henningerozyma blattae CBS 6284 chromosome 4, complete genome:
- the ULP1 gene encoding SUMO protease ULP1 (similar to Saccharomyces cerevisiae ULP1 (YPL020C); ancestral locus Anc_8.72) encodes MGSDCDIRRDYYGIYPNRRNSYYSPVYSTLTTHSSDSSLFNPKRKFPDVGIMDNIYTSRGIFHSLDVVDQELPMQMKRTFHNGHSKKSREDAVDQTNSSLLRSISNTLLNTGKQFWESLVGSYVDDNTLQNSVATEISTNEKAKKRKENEYFFIQNKKRKIILDNLANISFSRSNHSNEENLDSSSLASPPSSSSISSSVASQDLQPRCLSLSKYPFNWDGGKITKIGEKDSGEINGALSYPQYGTTFIGRSKARRNYSHANPVILRDRSDEIRYLKMIFNGKYEIPEILKNERQRQLNLLRQDKKSYNKAVDDQTNNDNELKSSIIDLTSKIKNAILDSRKPSENKVYTNDDIVLLKEQKLTPLEKRNKEFQLQQLRFNRYLVSLEKESKNIKQMRDEREKLMEELRKNKEAETEVKILIPMLTEAEINRVNSTINRKDNGVLLDKDNLEIRVHDIKTLAPRRWLNDTIIEFFMKYIEKNSPNTVAFNSFFYSSLSERGYQGVRRWMKRKKVQIEQLEKIFFPINLNQSHWALCMADLKLKKIFYVDSLSNGPNAMSYAILTDLQNYIIEESKHKLGEEFDLEHLECPQQPNGFDCGIYVCMNALYLSNDSDLTFNNKDAARMRQYVVSLVLAGNDK; translated from the coding sequence TCGACCCTTACAACACACAGTTCCgattcttctttatttaatccaaaaagaaaatttccTGATGTTGGAATAATggataatatatatacctCCAGAGGAATTTTTCATTCCCTAGATGTAGTAGATCAGGAATTACCAATGCAAATGAAGCGTACATTTCATAATGGTCACTCTAAGAAATCTAGAGAAGATGCGGTTGACCAAACTAATAGTAGCCTCTTACGTAGTATATCCAATACTTTGTTAAATACAGGGAAACAATTTTGGGAGAGTTTAGTTGGAAGTTATGTGGACGATAATACCTTACAAAATAGTGTAGCCACTGAAATAAGCACAAATGAAAAGGctaagaaaagaaaagaaaatgaatacttttttatacaaaataagaaaaggaaaatcATATTAGACAATTTGGccaatatttcttttagtAGAAGCAACCACtctaatgaagaaaatttgGATTCTAGCTCCTTGGCATCCCCtccatcatcttcatcgaTATCTTCAAGTGTAGCCTCCCAAGACTTACAACCAAGATGCTTATCATTGTCTAAATATCCCTTTAATTGGGATGGTGGAAAAATCACAAAGATTGGTGAGAAAGATTCTGGAGAAATTAATGGCGCATTATCATATCCTCAATATGGCACAACTTTTATAGGCAGAAGTAAAGcaagaagaaattattcGCACGCTAATCCAGTTATTCTACGTGATAGATCTGATGAAATAAGatatttaaagatgatATTTAATGGCAAATATGAAATACCTgagatattaaagaatgaaaGACAAAGGCAACTTAATCTATTAAGAcaagataaaaaatcttaCAATAAAGCAGTAGATGATcaaacaaataatgataatgaattaaagaGCTCTATAATAGATTTAACCtctaaaatcaaaaatgcTATATTAGATAGTAGAAAACCGTCAGAAAATAAAGTCTATACGAATGATGAcattgtattattaaaagagcAGAAATTAACACCattagaaaaaagaaacaaagaATTCCAACTCCAGCAATTAAGGTTTAATAGATATTTAGTTAGTTTAGAGAAGgaatctaaaaatattaagcaGATGCGTGATGAGAGAGAAAAGCTAATGGAGGAactaagaaaaaataaggaAGCAGAGACTGAGGTCAAGATATTAATTCCCATGTTAACTGAGGCTGAAATTAATAGGGTAAATTCCACAATAAATAGAAAAGATAATGGGGTACTTCTAGACAAGGATAACCTAGAAATAAGAGTCCATGATATAAAAACATTAGCTCCAAGAAGATGGTTGAATGATACTatcattgaatttttcatgAAATATATCGAGAAAAATTCTCCAAATACTGTTGCATTtaactcttttttttactcGAGCTTATCTGAAAGAGGTTATCAAGGTGTACGAAGGTGGATGAAGAGAAAAAAGGTACAAATAGAACAATTAGAGAAAATATTCTTCCCAATTAATCTAAACCAGTCACATTGGGCATTGTGCATGGCGGAtctgaaattgaaaaagatattttatgTTGATTCACTTTCTAATGGGCCCAATGCCATGAGTTATGCAATTTTGACAGATTtgcaaaattatattatcgAAGAAAGTAAGCATAAACTTGGAGAAGAATTTGACCTAGAGCATTTAGAGTGTCCACAGCAACCTAATGGATTTGATTGTGGTATATATGTATGCATGAATGCATTATATTTAAGTAATGACTCAGATTTGACTTTTAATAACAAAGATGCCGCTAGAATGAGACAGTATGTGGTAAGTTTAGTGCTTGCTGGTAAtgacaaataa